In the genome of Actinomycetota bacterium, the window TGGTCGTGGGTGACAACTACCAGGGTGCAGCCGTGCCGCGCCCGGAGATCCTCCAACAGCTCCACGACCATCTGCGCGGACTCGTCGTCGAGGTTGCCGGTGGGCTCGTCGGCCAGCAGCAGGCGGGGCCGGTTGGCCATGGCCCGGGCAATGGCGACCCTCTGGCGTTCACCCCCGGAGAGGGCCGCGGGGCGGTGGCCGGCCCGGGCCGACAGGCCCACGGCGTCGAGCAGCTCGGCCGCCCGGGCCCGGCGGTGGGACACTCCGAGGCCGGCCAGCGTGCCTGCCAGCTCGACGTTCTCGGCGGCCGTCAGGGTGTCGAGGAGGCCGAAGTGCTGGAACACGAAGCCCACCGTCGCCCGCCGGTAGGCGGCCAGGGAGTCGCCCCGCAGAGCGGCCACGTCCTGGTCCCCGACGTGGACCTGGCCCCCGTCGGGACGTTCGAGACCGCCCAGGATGGCCATGAAGGTCGTCTTGCCCGCCCCCGACGTGCCCGTCACGGCCGCGTACCCACCGGCCGGCAGGTCGAGGGTCAGGCCGTCGAGCACGGTCAGCCGACCCCGCGGCGTGTCGTAGCCGTGGGCCAGGTCGCGGACCGAGACAGCCACCCCCTTCACCGCTCCATGCTGGCCCACGTTGGGGGCCGGCGGCGCGCAGCTCGGCCAGAAGGTGGCGGGCCGCCATGGGTATGACCGACGACCGGCCCCGGGCGGGGCCGGGTGGGGGAGAACCGGTCCCGGTGCAGGACGGCTCGGGCGGGGAGCCCGGGTCGCCGCTGGAGCTGGCCCGGCGGCGCTGGTTGGAGGCGGCCAAGTCGGTGCTCAAGGAGTTCCGCGACGACCGGGGGACACTGGTGGCCGCTGGCATGGCCTTCTACTGGTTCCTGGCCATCTTCCCGGCCCTGCTGGCCTCGGTGGGGATAACCGCCATGGTGGGGGCGTCGGCCGAGACGGTGGCCTCCATCCGGGCGGCCATCGAATCGACGCTGCCCGGCGACGCCGCCACCGTGCTGTCCGACGCCCTCGACCGGGCCACCCAGCGGTCCCGGGGCAGCTCGGTGGCGGCCACCGCCATCGGACTGGTCGTGGCCCTGTGGTCGGCCTCGGCGGGCATGGCCGCCCTCCAGGTCGGGCTCAACCTGGTCTACGAGGTGCCCAAGGAGAGGCCCTTCCTCAAGCGGCGCCTGCGGGCCCTGCTGCTGATAGTGACGAGCGTCACCATGGCCGGGCTGGCCACCATCGCCATCGTGTTCGGCCCGCCCATCGGCGACGCCCTGCGGGGCCACCTGCCCTTCGGGGGGACGGCGTTCACGCTGGCCTGGACGGCGGCCCGCTGGACGGTGGGCCTGGCTGCATTGGCCACCCTGTTCGCCGCCCTCTACTACCTCGGTCCCAACCGGGAGCGTCCCCACTGGAGCTGGCTGAGCCCGGGAGGGGTCGTCGGCACCCTCATCTGGATCACGGCCTCGGTCGGCTTCTCGTTCTACGTGACCAACCTGGGGTCCTACGGCAACACCTACGGGTCACTCACCGGGGTGGTAGTCCTGCTGCTGTGGCTCTATCTGTCGGCCATCGCCGTCCTGCTGGGCGGCGAGGTCAACGCCGAACTGGAACGCCAGGCCGAACGCCAACGCCAACAAGACGAAACCCGCGCGGGAAACGTGGGCGAAACGCCCACGTTTCCCGCGCAGGTTTCGCGGGGTTTCGGGCCGGGCCGCGACTAGCGGTACGCGCCGGGGCCGGCGAACATGCCCCGGGACCAGCGGCGGGGGGTGCCCAGCACGGCCCGGGGGTAGTCCTCGAACAGCCAGCGGGCGAAGTTGCGGCGCGACCAGTCGCTGGTGCCGGCCGCCCGGATGGCGATACGGGCTCCCTTGCGGTGGCTCAGGCCCCGGCTGAGGAGCCGGCCCAGGCGGTGGTCGGCGAACAGGTCCTGGCGGACCGACCGCTCGTAATGGCGGGCCACGTCGGCCGGCGCCCGTCCGGCGGCGGCCAGGACGGCCTCGGCCGCCCGCCGTCCGGTGAGCAGGGCCTGGGCGATGCCCTCGCCGGTCAGGGGGTCGGTGGCCCACGCCGCGTCACCCACGAACAGGGCCCGTCCCCCGGCGGCCGTCAGCGGGGCCTCGTGGACCCGGGCGGGGATGGGCCACGCCTTGTGGGGGGCCTCGGCCGTGGCATCGGGCCCCAGCACCTCGCGGATGTGGGCCCGCTCCACCAGTTCGGGCCACAGCTCGCCCATGCGGTGGGCGTCGAAGCCGGCGCCGCGCTGGAGGCCGAAGCCCACGTTGGCCCGTCCCCCGGGCAGCGGGAACGACCACGCGTAACCGGGTAGCAGGTCGGGGTCGAACCACACCCACAGGTCGCGGGCGGCCGGGCCGCAGCCCGTGAAGTACTGCCGGAAGGCGTGCCAGTCGCCGAGATAACCGGCTC includes:
- a CDS encoding geranylgeranyl reductase family protein; this translates as MPQLDADVAVVGAGPAGVAAAITLARAGRQVVVIDKARFPRDKCCGDGLTATALRELEALGLRPEAVAGWQPVHDVWLRSPSGRTVNLPLPSGDGEGLFAVVAPRSALDAALVDLARASGAKVLDGHGLAAADVVGPGPGPGPVTLDVDGLGQVRAPYVIGADGAWSPLRKALGAARAGYLGDWHAFRQYFTGCGPAARDLWVWFDPDLLPGYAWSFPLPGGRANVGFGLQRGAGFDAHRMGELWPELVERAHIREVLGPDATAEAPHKAWPIPARVHEAPLTAAGGRALFVGDAAWATDPLTGEGIAQALLTGRRAAEAVLAAAGRAPADVARHYERSVRQDLFADHRLGRLLSRGLSHRKGARIAIRAAGTSDWSRRNFARWLFEDYPRAVLGTPRRWSRGMFAGPGAYR
- a CDS encoding YihY/virulence factor BrkB family protein is translated as MGMTDDRPRAGPGGGEPVPVQDGSGGEPGSPLELARRRWLEAAKSVLKEFRDDRGTLVAAGMAFYWFLAIFPALLASVGITAMVGASAETVASIRAAIESTLPGDAATVLSDALDRATQRSRGSSVAATAIGLVVALWSASAGMAALQVGLNLVYEVPKERPFLKRRLRALLLIVTSVTMAGLATIAIVFGPPIGDALRGHLPFGGTAFTLAWTAARWTVGLAALATLFAALYYLGPNRERPHWSWLSPGGVVGTLIWITASVGFSFYVTNLGSYGNTYGSLTGVVVLLLWLYLSAIAVLLGGEVNAELERQAERQRQQDETRAGNVGETPTFPAQVSRGFGPGRD
- a CDS encoding ABC transporter ATP-binding protein, which gives rise to MKGVAVSVRDLAHGYDTPRGRLTVLDGLTLDLPAGGYAAVTGTSGAGKTTFMAILGGLERPDGGQVHVGDQDVAALRGDSLAAYRRATVGFVFQHFGLLDTLTAAENVELAGTLAGLGVSHRRARAAELLDAVGLSARAGHRPAALSGGERQRVAIARAMANRPRLLLADEPTGNLDDESAQMVVELLEDLRARHGCTLVVVTHDHILAARAGHRFHLDGGTLADPVPGMVP